From a region of the Geothrix sp. 21YS21S-2 genome:
- a CDS encoding M56 family metallopeptidase: MTHLWASPLFQALGWTLVHSLWQGAGLGLLAWAGTRLLRSRTPGSRYVLACAALAAMPLAALATFALCWPAPLPPGVVLVADALRPPGWRELLGPYLPQACAFWMLGVSVMGLRLLGGWYWIQRLRRVGAEPAPGEWIERAGALAERMGITFPVGLLRSWTVDAPMVIGWIRPVILVPAAALAGMDPAALEAVLAHELAHVRRHDYLVNLMQSMVEALFFYHPAAWWVSRQIRTERENCCDDAAVEVCGDPILYARALERLEDLRQSLEPNPGLALAANGGILMNRIKRLILPNLPPSPLGRAGLLAVLAVTALGAASGLGLHQEAAPKAPEGAPKVEKKIVRIEKRGDLDAKTKAFEAKAEAFAKKFESSRKSAKADPELDRLQKEMQEKAKELAAEARKVALIGLRLPHLRVLNDKEIDLAELETLHELEGGPGERHIVIRKRVDGPEGEGKPGENRVITMRVGPRSAEVDELKAEIARLKARLDRLDQGGPAAPPAPPAPPAPAAPPAPPAPAN; the protein is encoded by the coding sequence ATGACGCATCTCTGGGCATCTCCCCTCTTCCAGGCCCTGGGATGGACCCTCGTCCATTCCCTGTGGCAGGGCGCGGGCCTGGGCCTGCTGGCCTGGGCCGGGACCCGGCTGTTGCGGAGCCGGACGCCGGGGTCCCGGTATGTCCTGGCCTGCGCGGCCCTGGCGGCCATGCCCCTGGCGGCCCTGGCGACCTTCGCGCTGTGCTGGCCGGCGCCGCTCCCCCCGGGGGTGGTGCTGGTGGCCGATGCGCTGCGGCCCCCGGGCTGGCGGGAACTGCTGGGGCCCTACCTGCCCCAGGCCTGCGCCTTCTGGATGCTGGGGGTCTCGGTCATGGGCCTGCGGCTCCTGGGCGGGTGGTACTGGATCCAGCGCCTGCGCCGGGTCGGCGCCGAGCCCGCGCCCGGCGAGTGGATCGAACGGGCCGGTGCCCTGGCGGAGCGCATGGGGATCACCTTCCCCGTGGGCCTGCTGCGGTCCTGGACCGTGGACGCGCCCATGGTCATCGGCTGGATAAGGCCGGTGATCCTGGTGCCGGCGGCGGCCCTGGCGGGCATGGATCCCGCGGCCCTCGAGGCCGTCCTCGCCCACGAGCTGGCCCACGTGCGGCGCCACGACTACCTGGTCAACCTCATGCAGTCCATGGTGGAAGCCCTCTTCTTCTACCACCCCGCGGCCTGGTGGGTCTCCCGCCAGATCCGCACCGAACGCGAGAACTGCTGCGACGACGCGGCGGTGGAAGTCTGCGGCGATCCGATCCTCTATGCCCGCGCCCTTGAGCGCCTGGAGGATCTGCGCCAGTCCCTCGAACCCAACCCTGGCCTCGCCCTGGCGGCCAACGGAGGAATTCTCATGAACCGCATCAAACGTCTCATCCTGCCCAATCTGCCGCCCTCCCCCCTGGGGCGCGCGGGCCTGCTGGCCGTTCTGGCCGTCACCGCCCTGGGCGCCGCCTCGGGCCTGGGGCTCCACCAGGAGGCCGCCCCCAAGGCCCCCGAGGGCGCCCCGAAGGTGGAGAAGAAGATCGTCCGCATCGAGAAGCGGGGCGACCTGGACGCCAAGACCAAGGCCTTCGAGGCCAAGGCCGAAGCCTTTGCGAAGAAGTTCGAGAGCTCCCGCAAGTCCGCCAAGGCCGATCCCGAGCTGGACCGCCTCCAGAAGGAGATGCAGGAGAAGGCCAAGGAACTGGCCGCCGAGGCCCGGAAGGTCGCGCTCATCGGCCTCCGCCTGCCCCACCTCCGCGTCCTCAACGACAAGGAGATCGACCTCGCCGAGCTGGAAACCCTCCATGAACTGGAAGGCGGCCCCGGCGAGCGGCACATCGTCATCCGCAAGCGCGTCGATGGGCCCGAAGGCGAAGGCAAGCCCGGCGAGAACCGGGTGATCACCATGCGCGTGGGTCCCCGCAGCGCCGAGGTGGACGAACTCAAGGCCGAGATCGCCCGCCTCAAGGCCCGCCTCGACCGCCTGGACCAGGGCGGCCCTGCGGCGCCTCCCGCGCCTCCCGCACCCCCGGCGCCCGCCGCGCCGCCAGCGCCTCCCGCGCCGGCGAACTGA
- a CDS encoding BlaI/MecI/CopY family transcriptional regulator has translation MNHPLPRPTDGELAILRVLWDRGPSTVRQIHEVLAGEKDLGYTSVLKLLQVMTEKNLVTRDERERSHVYQAAQSAERTREHLVGDLLDRAFGGSAAKLVIQALSSRKTSRAELDEIRALLDAAEGRQS, from the coding sequence ATGAACCATCCCCTGCCCCGGCCCACCGACGGTGAACTGGCCATTCTCCGGGTGCTCTGGGATCGCGGACCGTCGACGGTCCGGCAGATCCACGAGGTGCTGGCGGGGGAGAAGGATCTGGGCTACACGTCGGTGCTGAAGCTTCTCCAGGTCATGACGGAGAAGAACCTGGTCACCCGGGACGAGCGCGAGCGGTCCCATGTGTACCAGGCGGCCCAGAGCGCGGAGCGCACCCGGGAACACCTGGTGGGCGATCTGCTGGACCGGGCCTTCGGCGGATCCGCCGCGAAGCTCGTCATCCAGGCCCTTTCCTCCCGGAAGACGTCCCGGGCGGAGCTGGATGAGATCCGGGCGCTCCTGGATGCGGCCGAAGGGAGGCAGTCATGA
- a CDS encoding trans-aconitate 2-methyltransferase, giving the protein MSNPLAASVIDLYRRHGEHWAALRHAQPFPETGWLGRFASGLADGGDVLDLGCGSGRPIGAWLAARGFALTGVDTAGSLLAQARAALPGQAWIEADMRSLALGRRFSGVLAWDSFFHLDHDSQRGMFQVFAAHSAPGAPLMFTSGPRHGEAIGCLNGDPLFHASLSPEEYRGLLEAYGFEVVAFTPEDPACGSRTVWLARRRDGPALPDPDLEPVASPHRTPSPSGRQAAKDGQRP; this is encoded by the coding sequence ATGTCCAATCCCCTTGCCGCCTCCGTCATCGACCTCTACCGCCGCCACGGCGAGCACTGGGCCGCCTTGCGCCACGCGCAGCCGTTTCCGGAAACCGGCTGGCTTGGACGCTTCGCATCAGGTCTCGCGGATGGCGGGGACGTTCTGGACCTGGGCTGCGGCAGCGGCCGGCCCATCGGGGCGTGGCTGGCGGCGCGCGGATTCGCGCTCACCGGCGTCGATACCGCCGGCTCCCTGCTCGCCCAGGCCCGCGCGGCGTTGCCCGGCCAGGCGTGGATCGAAGCCGACATGCGCTCCTTGGCCCTGGGCCGGAGATTCTCCGGAGTCCTCGCCTGGGACAGCTTCTTCCATCTCGACCACGACAGCCAGCGCGGGATGTTCCAGGTCTTTGCCGCCCATTCGGCCCCCGGGGCCCCCCTCATGTTCACGAGCGGTCCCAGGCACGGCGAGGCGATCGGGTGTCTCAATGGCGACCCGCTTTTCCACGCCAGCCTGTCTCCGGAGGAATACCGCGGCCTGCTCGAGGCCTACGGTTTCGAGGTTGTCGCCTTCACGCCGGAGGATCCGGCCTGCGGCTCCCGCACCGTCTGGTTGGCGCGTCGCCGGGACGGTCCCGCCCTTCCGGACCCGGACCTTGAACCGGTCGCCTCGCCCCATCGGACGCCGTCTCCATCCGGCCGGCAGGCGGCGAAGGATGGGCAACGGCCTTGA
- a CDS encoding maleylpyruvate isomerase family mycothiol-dependent enzyme, translating into MTASPIFDPRPIIARVHASLLDLLATLTPEDWRRPTVARRWCVKDVAAHLLDGQLRRLAVQRDGWFSGRPEPGEPLVAFLNRLNATWVEASARLSPEVLRGLLAWTGGELAAAMSGLDLAAPATFPVAWAGETASTTRFDLARDLTEHWIHQQQIRLAVGAPPLVEADLLHPVMDTLLRALPHAYRGVACEPGATLRVELTGDAPRVWCLRRDVDLWTLHLGEGPARSTVALDPETAWLLLSKALGREEALGRVRLTGDQALAMPLLETVAVMA; encoded by the coding sequence ATGACGGCTTCACCGATTTTCGATCCCAGACCCATCATCGCACGTGTCCATGCCAGCCTGCTCGACCTTCTGGCCACCTTGACGCCGGAGGACTGGCGGCGGCCAACGGTGGCGCGACGCTGGTGCGTCAAGGACGTCGCCGCCCACCTCCTGGACGGGCAGTTGCGCCGTCTCGCGGTTCAACGCGATGGCTGGTTTTCGGGTCGTCCGGAGCCCGGTGAGCCGCTCGTGGCGTTCCTCAACCGCCTGAACGCCACCTGGGTGGAGGCCTCGGCGCGGCTGAGTCCGGAGGTGCTGCGTGGCCTGCTGGCCTGGACCGGCGGTGAACTGGCGGCCGCCATGTCGGGCCTCGACCTGGCCGCTCCGGCCACCTTCCCGGTGGCCTGGGCAGGCGAGACCGCATCCACCACCCGCTTCGACCTTGCGCGCGACCTCACCGAACACTGGATCCACCAGCAGCAGATTCGCCTCGCCGTCGGCGCGCCGCCCCTGGTCGAAGCCGACCTGCTGCATCCGGTGATGGACACCCTGTTGCGGGCCCTGCCCCACGCGTATCGCGGCGTTGCCTGCGAGCCGGGCGCCACGCTTCGCGTGGAGCTGACCGGGGACGCCCCCCGCGTCTGGTGCCTGAGGCGGGACGTGGACCTCTGGACGCTTCACCTCGGCGAAGGCCCTGCCCGGTCCACGGTCGCGCTGGATCCGGAAACCGCCTGGCTTCTGCTCTCCAAGGCGCTGGGCCGGGAGGAGGCCCTGGGCCGTGTTCGCTTGACGGGCGATCAGGCGCTGGCCATGCCCCTGCTGGAGACCGTTGCCGTCATGGCCTGA
- a CDS encoding pyridoxamine 5'-phosphate oxidase family protein — translation MTKAFFHRTLTPAVKAAQERYYGRSLPRPGSAAGDTLGADEIAFIEDRDSFYLATVNPEGWPYIQHRGGPRGFLKVLGPAELGFADFRGNRQLLTTGNLQGGARVCLFLMSYPHQTRLKLLGRAEVLGVEEDPALAERLIPPGSETVTERLFRIRVEAFDWNCPKFITPRFTEEEVAQAVRPLRDRIARLEAELTRLKAPAAGGTKPAPDPPSSSGEGPAGRDPR, via the coding sequence ATGACCAAGGCATTTTTCCACAGGACCCTCACCCCCGCCGTGAAGGCCGCGCAGGAGCGCTACTACGGCCGCAGCCTCCCCCGGCCCGGATCGGCCGCCGGGGACACCCTCGGCGCGGATGAGATCGCCTTCATCGAGGACCGGGACAGTTTCTACCTGGCCACGGTGAACCCGGAGGGATGGCCCTACATCCAGCACCGGGGGGGTCCCCGCGGCTTCCTGAAGGTGCTGGGCCCGGCCGAGCTCGGGTTCGCGGATTTCAGGGGGAACCGGCAGCTCCTGACCACGGGCAACCTCCAGGGAGGCGCGCGCGTCTGCCTCTTCCTGATGAGCTATCCGCACCAGACGAGGCTGAAGCTCCTGGGCCGGGCGGAGGTGCTGGGCGTCGAGGAGGATCCCGCCCTGGCCGAACGCCTGATCCCGCCGGGAAGCGAGACGGTCACCGAGCGCCTGTTCCGAATCCGGGTCGAGGCCTTCGACTGGAACTGTCCGAAGTTCATAACCCCACGCTTCACGGAGGAGGAGGTCGCCCAGGCGGTCCGGCCTCTTCGGGACCGGATCGCCCGGCTGGAGGCGGAACTCACTCGCCTGAAGGCACCTGCGGCAGGGGGAACCAAGCCCGCACCCGATCCACCGAGTTCTTCCGGGGAAGGACCCGCGGGACGCGATCCTCGCTGA
- a CDS encoding STAS domain-containing protein, with amino-acid sequence MHLTQHMDRDVLVLVPGQKLTASEGKEDLSRAVHEALDAGVLKILLDCSSVEFIDSLGVGQIVASFVSTRNRGGRLILCGLRPRVVLVLRMASLHLVLDMREAGPEDVAW; translated from the coding sequence ATGCACCTTACCCAGCACATGGACCGGGATGTCCTCGTCCTGGTCCCCGGCCAGAAGCTGACGGCCTCGGAGGGCAAGGAGGACCTGTCCAGGGCCGTCCATGAGGCCCTCGACGCCGGCGTGCTGAAGATCCTGCTCGATTGCTCCTCGGTGGAATTCATCGACAGCCTGGGCGTGGGCCAGATCGTTGCGAGTTTCGTGTCCACGCGGAACAGGGGAGGGCGGCTGATCCTGTGCGGCCTCAGGCCGCGCGTCGTGCTCGTGCTGCGCATGGCCAGCCTGCACCTGGTGCTGGACATGAGGGAGGCGGGCCCGGAAGATGTGGCCTGGTAG
- a CDS encoding outer membrane beta-barrel protein has product MRILLTAFLAAGAVVPGLAQAPKPPAPRVAEPFAFADFTWLNGNPRTNDAILDSKYFTGEFRADVNAVYDFNHPKDHTLGGSSELGRTGEVQVQQLGIGGDFHWDHVRGRILTQFGMYATMTPRNDASTAKGQWATDNAYRYVSEAYGGYHWDALNGVNLDAGIFMSYIGLFSFYNFDNWAYQPSYVSSNTPWFFNGIRLQVFPTDKLKVEFWLTNGWQSYNMFNNTPGVGASIWWRPTGDLAFISNNYILGADTPGNPKRTRRHTDNSVEYKYYDRPGAGLNRMALSFTFDLGDEQGGGVSRSGTASDPKQYFAGWMLYNRFWFGHDRHAVTLGGGAITNPGRYLVLMPPINGATAASGTPYFTQNPGDPFHAWDGSVTYDYMPSPFITLRAEFNRRGASVPYFTGPGGLTPPGGNQGPLGSAVEGWSPDLRKTESRITLALMVKF; this is encoded by the coding sequence ATGCGCATCCTTCTCACCGCCTTCCTGGCGGCCGGGGCCGTCGTGCCCGGCCTTGCCCAGGCTCCCAAGCCCCCGGCGCCCAGGGTCGCCGAGCCCTTCGCCTTCGCCGATTTCACATGGCTGAACGGCAACCCCCGGACGAACGACGCGATCCTGGACTCGAAGTACTTCACCGGCGAATTCCGGGCGGACGTGAACGCGGTCTACGACTTCAACCACCCCAAGGACCACACCCTCGGCGGCTCCAGCGAGCTGGGGCGGACCGGAGAGGTCCAGGTCCAGCAGCTGGGCATCGGCGGCGACTTCCACTGGGATCACGTCCGGGGCCGGATCCTCACCCAGTTCGGGATGTACGCCACGATGACCCCGCGCAACGACGCCAGCACGGCCAAGGGCCAGTGGGCCACGGACAACGCGTACCGCTACGTCTCGGAAGCCTACGGCGGCTACCACTGGGATGCCCTGAACGGCGTCAACCTCGACGCGGGCATCTTCATGTCCTATATCGGGCTCTTCAGCTTCTACAACTTCGACAACTGGGCCTACCAGCCGTCGTACGTCTCCTCGAACACGCCCTGGTTCTTCAACGGCATCCGCCTCCAGGTGTTTCCCACCGACAAGCTCAAGGTCGAGTTCTGGCTCACGAACGGTTGGCAGTCCTACAACATGTTCAACAACACACCGGGCGTGGGAGCCTCCATCTGGTGGCGGCCCACCGGCGACCTGGCGTTCATCTCCAACAACTACATCCTGGGCGCCGACACCCCGGGCAACCCGAAGCGCACGCGGAGGCACACGGACAACAGCGTCGAGTACAAATACTACGACCGCCCCGGCGCGGGCCTGAACCGCATGGCCCTGTCGTTCACCTTCGATCTGGGGGATGAGCAGGGCGGCGGCGTCAGCCGGAGCGGCACGGCCTCCGACCCCAAGCAGTACTTCGCCGGCTGGATGCTCTACAACCGCTTCTGGTTCGGCCACGACCGCCACGCCGTCACCCTGGGCGGCGGCGCCATCACCAACCCGGGCCGCTACCTGGTGCTGATGCCCCCCATCAACGGCGCAACGGCCGCCTCGGGCACCCCCTACTTCACCCAGAACCCAGGCGATCCCTTCCATGCCTGGGACGGTTCCGTCACCTACGACTACATGCCCAGCCCGTTCATCACCCTGCGCGCCGAGTTCAACCGCCGGGGCGCCAGTGTGCCCTACTTCACCGGCCCGGGCGGACTGACGCCTCCCGGAGGGAACCAGGGCCCCCTGGGGTCTGCGGTCGAGGGGTGGTCCCCCGACCTCAGGAAGACGGAAAGCAGGATCACCCTGGCCTTGATGGTCAAGTTCTAG
- a CDS encoding TlpA disulfide reductase family protein, whose product MASFGEWLEEKRTEGLGTGLSLLLIAVGVLGLGWMAVRAFSGGGDSGSAFVGRNVSALVLRDAEGRTRTLGEFRGQVVVVDFWATWCPPCRMSLPELAALQAAQGPAYAVVPVSLDRTGFGAVTPFFAANPSMALAAMVPADPARLAKEVGEIRAIPTTLIVGRDGKVKRAWMGFSPGRLDRELKAEL is encoded by the coding sequence ATGGCTTCATTTGGCGAATGGCTCGAGGAGAAGCGCACCGAGGGGCTGGGCACCGGACTCTCGCTCCTCCTGATCGCCGTGGGCGTACTCGGCCTGGGCTGGATGGCCGTGCGCGCCTTCTCGGGCGGCGGGGACTCCGGTTCCGCGTTCGTCGGCCGCAACGTGTCGGCCCTCGTCCTCAGGGACGCCGAAGGCCGCACCCGCACCCTGGGCGAGTTCCGGGGCCAGGTGGTCGTGGTGGATTTCTGGGCCACCTGGTGCCCCCCCTGCCGCATGAGCCTCCCCGAACTCGCCGCACTCCAGGCCGCCCAGGGGCCGGCCTACGCGGTGGTTCCGGTCTCCCTGGACCGCACGGGCTTCGGAGCGGTGACCCCCTTCTTCGCGGCCAACCCGTCCATGGCGCTGGCCGCCATGGTCCCGGCGGACCCGGCGCGGCTGGCCAAGGAGGTGGGGGAGATCCGGGCCATCCCCACGACGCTGATCGTGGGCCGGGACGGCAAGGTGAAGCGGGCCTGGATGGGCTTCAGCCCGGGGCGGCTGGACCGGGAACTGAAGGCCGAGCTCTAG
- a CDS encoding NAD(P)-dependent alcohol dehydrogenase: MPTPVRAYAATSPTSSLTPYRFDRRDPRPDDVVIEILYCGVCHSDLHTARNDWGWSTYPIVPGHEIIGRVTEVGAEVTKFKAGDAVGVGCLVDSCRHCKPCEDGDEQYCGDFTGTYGGVDRHDQTKTQGGYSEKIVVSDAFVLRIPDGLDLKAAAPLLCAGITTWSPLRHWKAGKGSRVAVVGLGGLGHMALKLAKALGSEVTLFTRSKGKEEDARRLGADRIVLSTDPARMAEVAGRFDLIIDTVPYVHDLNPYMPTLAPSGTLVLVGYLGGLEPALNSVPMILGRKSVAGSLIGGIRETQEMLDFCGEHGIVSDVEVIRMQDINEAYERMLKSDVKYRFVIDIASLRS; the protein is encoded by the coding sequence ATGCCCACCCCAGTCCGCGCCTATGCCGCCACGTCTCCCACGTCCAGCCTGACGCCCTACCGCTTCGACCGCCGCGACCCCCGTCCCGACGACGTGGTCATCGAGATCCTCTATTGCGGCGTCTGCCACTCGGACCTGCACACCGCCCGTAACGACTGGGGGTGGTCCACCTACCCCATCGTCCCGGGTCACGAGATCATCGGCCGGGTGACGGAGGTGGGGGCGGAGGTGACGAAATTCAAGGCGGGAGACGCCGTGGGCGTTGGCTGCCTGGTCGATTCCTGCCGGCACTGCAAGCCCTGCGAAGACGGGGACGAGCAGTACTGCGGGGACTTCACCGGCACCTACGGCGGGGTCGACCGCCACGACCAGACGAAGACCCAGGGCGGCTACTCCGAGAAGATCGTCGTCTCGGACGCCTTCGTCCTGCGCATTCCGGACGGGCTGGACCTGAAGGCGGCCGCGCCCCTGCTGTGCGCGGGCATCACCACCTGGTCGCCGCTGCGCCACTGGAAGGCGGGCAAGGGCAGCCGCGTGGCGGTGGTGGGCCTGGGCGGCCTGGGGCACATGGCCCTGAAGCTGGCCAAGGCGCTGGGCTCCGAGGTCACGCTGTTCACCCGCTCCAAGGGCAAGGAGGAGGACGCGCGCCGGCTGGGGGCCGACCGCATCGTGCTCTCCACGGACCCGGCCCGGATGGCGGAGGTGGCCGGCCGCTTCGACCTCATCATCGACACCGTTCCCTACGTCCACGACCTGAACCCCTACATGCCCACCCTGGCCCCCAGCGGCACCCTCGTGCTGGTCGGCTACCTGGGCGGCCTGGAACCGGCCCTGAACTCGGTGCCCATGATCCTCGGGCGCAAGTCCGTGGCGGGCTCCCTCATCGGCGGGATCCGGGAGACCCAGGAGATGCTGGACTTCTGCGGCGAGCACGGCATCGTGTCCGACGTGGAGGTGATCCGCATGCAGGACATCAACGAAGCGTACGAGCGCATGCTCAAGAGCGACGTGAAGTACCGCTTCGTCATCGACATCGCGTCCCTGAGGAGCTGA
- a CDS encoding aldo/keto reductase, whose translation MHKRTIGTLEVSALGLGCMGMSHAYGNVPDRTEMIGLLRSAVDRGVTFFDTAEVYGPLVNEELLGEALQHLRSKVVLATKFGFAIGVPPTADGPALDSRPENIRKVAEASLRRLRTDVIDLFYQHRVDPAVPIEEVAGAVKDLIRAGKVRHFGLSEASAATVRRAHAVQKVTALQNEYSLWERRVEPEILPVLEELGIGLVPYSPLGRGFLTGALDEKTAFVPGDFRNSLPRFAPEARKANQALVELLGRIGARKGATPAQVALAWLLAQRPWIVPIPGTTKLARLEENLGAADLELTAGDLHDLEAALKAIDVHGARYPEALERLTGR comes from the coding sequence ATGCACAAGCGCACGATCGGTACCCTTGAGGTCTCGGCCCTGGGCCTGGGCTGCATGGGCATGAGCCATGCCTACGGCAACGTCCCGGACCGGACGGAGATGATCGGCCTGCTGCGGTCCGCCGTGGACCGGGGCGTCACCTTCTTCGACACCGCGGAAGTGTACGGGCCGCTGGTCAACGAGGAGCTCCTGGGCGAAGCCCTCCAGCACCTGCGCTCCAAGGTGGTCCTCGCCACCAAGTTCGGCTTCGCCATCGGGGTTCCCCCGACCGCGGACGGGCCGGCCCTGGACAGCAGGCCCGAGAACATCCGCAAGGTGGCCGAGGCCTCCCTCAGGCGGCTGCGCACCGACGTCATCGACCTGTTCTACCAGCACCGGGTGGACCCGGCCGTGCCCATCGAGGAGGTGGCGGGGGCCGTGAAGGACCTGATCCGGGCGGGCAAGGTGCGGCACTTCGGCCTGTCGGAGGCGTCCGCGGCCACCGTCCGCCGGGCCCACGCGGTCCAGAAGGTCACGGCGCTGCAGAACGAATACTCGCTCTGGGAGCGCCGGGTGGAACCGGAGATCCTGCCGGTCCTGGAGGAGCTGGGCATCGGCCTGGTCCCCTACAGCCCCCTGGGGCGGGGCTTCCTCACGGGGGCGCTGGACGAGAAGACCGCCTTCGTCCCCGGGGATTTCCGGAACAGCCTCCCGCGCTTCGCACCGGAGGCCCGGAAGGCCAACCAGGCCCTGGTGGAGCTGCTGGGCCGCATCGGCGCCCGGAAGGGGGCGACGCCCGCCCAGGTGGCGCTTGCGTGGCTCCTGGCCCAGAGGCCCTGGATCGTGCCCATCCCCGGCACCACGAAGCTGGCGCGCCTGGAAGAGAACCTGGGGGCCGCCGACCTGGAGCTCACGGCCGGGGATCTCCACGACCTCGAGGCCGCCCTGAAGGCGATCGACGTGCACGGGGCGCGGTATCCCGAAGCCCTGGAACGCCTGACCGGACGCTGA
- a CDS encoding AraC family transcriptional regulator, translated as MDTQAAAQDLARLAGLIRAHAPYDGHFKLRQPGLEVVRASRASQELAHGVAQPGICIVAQGAKKVFLGSEVFDYDASRLLVYSVDVPISGQITRASAEEPFLCLKVDLDAERVADLALRVYPAGLPQSSRNLAVCVTQADPAIIAASARLVELMARPGDAEWIAPLVVEEILIRLLRSPIGARVAQIGQEGSRVQRVAKAVSWVRMNYDRPLDVERLATLVHMSVSTFHQHFKSVTSMSPLQYQKVLRLHEARRLMLSRMMDAGTASRKVGYLSASQFSREYGRFFGNAPMRDISNIREGGMGPGLDEA; from the coding sequence ATGGACACCCAGGCGGCAGCGCAGGACCTGGCCCGGCTCGCCGGGCTCATCCGGGCCCATGCGCCCTACGACGGCCACTTCAAGCTCCGCCAGCCCGGGCTGGAGGTGGTCCGGGCCTCCCGGGCCAGCCAGGAGCTGGCGCACGGCGTCGCCCAGCCCGGCATCTGCATCGTCGCCCAGGGCGCCAAGAAGGTGTTCCTGGGCAGCGAGGTCTTCGACTACGACGCCTCGCGCCTCCTGGTCTACTCGGTGGATGTGCCGATCTCGGGCCAGATCACCCGGGCCAGCGCCGAGGAACCCTTCCTCTGCCTCAAGGTGGACCTGGACGCGGAGCGCGTGGCCGACCTGGCCCTGAGGGTGTACCCCGCCGGCCTGCCCCAGAGCTCCAGGAACCTCGCGGTCTGCGTCACCCAGGCCGATCCCGCCATCATCGCGGCCTCCGCGAGGCTGGTGGAGCTCATGGCCCGGCCCGGCGACGCGGAATGGATCGCGCCCCTGGTGGTGGAGGAGATCCTCATCCGCCTGCTGCGGAGCCCCATCGGAGCCCGGGTGGCGCAGATCGGGCAGGAGGGCTCCCGGGTGCAGCGGGTGGCCAAGGCCGTCTCCTGGGTGCGCATGAACTACGACCGACCGCTGGACGTGGAGCGGCTGGCCACCCTGGTGCACATGAGCGTCTCCACGTTCCATCAGCACTTCAAGTCGGTAACCTCCATGAGCCCCCTGCAGTACCAGAAGGTCCTGCGGCTCCACGAGGCCCGGCGGCTCATGCTGAGCCGGATGATGGACGCGGGCACGGCCAGCCGGAAGGTGGGCTACCTGAGCGCGTCCCAGTTCAGCCGGGAGTACGGCCGATTCTTCGGGAACGCGCCGATGAGGGACATCTCGAACATCCGCGAAGGCGGAATGGGCCCCGGCCTGGATGAGGCCTAG
- a CDS encoding OmpA family protein yields the protein MRKALLFILAASAVGLMAQEGQSYGTIQGGAAFRKVSNYFNDGATFGLGAGHWFSDTWSLDLKALRTNQDIRVTNTGTHEYQGLVSALYNLNPGAPNWYPYLAAGTGMTRLHPPLADGDKNKINYHAGVGLMVHLTERVIFQGDLKALRVNTNGGHSSEVLALAGIGYTWGGRKAAPALPPPPPPAPAPVAKPEPPPPPPPPPVPEPPKEEIKPVAPPPPPPPPPPPPPAKIVLDEAMLHFANGKVDIDAEGAAAVAKVAEGLKAYPGEYTLVVSGHTSSVGGKALNTSLGKRRADAVAKILVAGGIPAARITTVGVGPDKPIADNKTKEGQAKNRRVEIDVKVADAQVEVRKQETKVQ from the coding sequence ATGCGGAAAGCACTTCTCTTCATCCTGGCCGCGTCGGCGGTCGGCCTCATGGCCCAGGAGGGGCAGTCCTACGGCACCATCCAGGGCGGCGCGGCCTTCCGGAAGGTCTCGAACTACTTCAACGACGGCGCCACCTTCGGCCTGGGGGCGGGGCACTGGTTCTCCGACACCTGGTCGCTGGACCTGAAGGCGCTGCGCACCAACCAGGACATCCGCGTGACGAATACGGGGACCCATGAGTACCAGGGCCTGGTGTCGGCGCTCTACAACCTCAATCCCGGCGCGCCCAACTGGTACCCCTACCTGGCCGCGGGCACGGGCATGACCCGCCTGCACCCGCCGCTGGCGGACGGCGACAAGAACAAGATCAACTACCACGCGGGCGTGGGCCTCATGGTGCACCTGACGGAGCGGGTCATCTTCCAGGGGGATCTCAAGGCCCTGCGGGTCAACACCAACGGCGGCCATTCCAGCGAGGTGCTCGCGCTGGCGGGCATCGGCTACACGTGGGGAGGCCGCAAGGCCGCGCCTGCCCTTCCGCCGCCTCCGCCCCCCGCCCCCGCGCCGGTGGCCAAGCCCGAACCGCCGCCGCCCCCGCCCCCGCCCCCGGTTCCCGAACCCCCCAAGGAGGAGATCAAGCCCGTCGCGCCTCCCCCGCCGCCCCCTCCTCCTCCGCCACCCCCGCCGGCGAAGATCGTGCTGGATGAGGCGATGCTGCACTTCGCCAACGGCAAGGTGGACATCGACGCCGAAGGCGCCGCCGCCGTGGCCAAGGTGGCCGAGGGCCTCAAGGCCTACCCCGGCGAGTACACGCTGGTGGTGAGCGGCCACACCTCCTCGGTGGGCGGCAAGGCCCTGAACACGTCCCTGGGCAAGCGCCGCGCGGACGCCGTGGCGAAGATCCTCGTGGCCGGCGGGATTCCCGCAGCCCGGATCACCACCGTGGGCGTGGGCCCCGACAAGCCCATCGCCGACAACAAGACCAAGGAAGGCCAGGCCAAGAACCGCCGCGTGGAGATCGACGTCAAGGTCGCCGACGCCCAGGTCGAGGTCCGCAAGCAGGAGACCAAGGTCCAGTAG